One window of Athalia rosae chromosome 4, iyAthRosa1.1, whole genome shotgun sequence genomic DNA carries:
- the LOC105689535 gene encoding pneumococcal serine-rich repeat protein-like translates to MKVLGALVLAVLIGAAFAAPRWEEIQEKIQRKIASVTDSEIQAWKENPSALKELYKSKYAELREAHENHSDKDDDDDDDDDDDDDDKENQSPEQSDDSKEKLNASEIRHWIKSQWEISRKQDSTEDSKQSAEKEEPKSIEEPDTVEDASEERSRELRKEVALSRQNPIAHWQSRIEAAKRHSEAAARAEIARQQAQRPDGRTVAENGRLRAINARVTELNNAASLLKSIPTTHWQARPHVVSTAVSANGDGSVANSEPAITNPKKLIISQSQPTSKTLESTSDFVPTWSSWRKSSTGRDSTSFVADLSAATSSAASPSNDGTPTYAFRPISAATNLGSPASSFPAGSKNRSWRLDGTASRSPTVVTDVRPTFSATRVTPGESASTSSGASAAPSALAIASAGSSASASPVIPVRSTSLDFVASESQSATVVADIGSASAAPALTVGSSSNSFATASPSASIVADVGSASASPAFTVGSSSNSFATASPSATVVANVGSTSASPALTVGSSSNSFATASPSASIVADVGSASASPAFTVKSSSNSFATASPSATVVANVGSAASASPAITGASSSNSVAATSSSATVVTGIRSSSASPVVIGKSSSNSFATASPSATVIANVGSASASPALTVGSNSNSFATASPSASIVADVGSVSASPAFTVGSSSNSFATAAPSATVVANVGSASASPAWTVGSSSNSFAIASPSATVVADVGFGSASPALTVGSSSNSVAAASPSATVVAEVGSASASPAVAGESSSHSIAAASPSATVVADIASPSATPAVAGESSSQSVAAASPSATVVAEVGSASASPAVAGESSSNSVAAASPSATVVAEVGSASASPAVAGESSSNSVAAASPSATVVADVASPSATPAVAGESSSNSVAAASPSATVVADVASPSATPAVAGESSSNSVAAASPSATVVAEVGSVSASPAVAGESSSNSVAAASPSATVVADVASPSATPAVAGESSSNSVAAASPSATVVAEIGSASASPAVAGESSSNSVAAASPSATVVAEVGSVSASPAVAGESSSNSVAAASPSATVVAEIGSASASPAVAGESSSNSVAAASPSATVVAEVGSVSASPAVAGESSSNSVAAASPSATVVAEIGSASASPAVAGESSSNSVAAASPSATVVAEVGSASASPAVAGESSSNSVAAASPSATVVADVASPSATPAVAGESSSNSVAAASPSATVVAEIGSAFASPAVAGESSSNSVAAASPSATVVAEVGSASASPAVAGESSSNSVAAASPSATVVADVASPSATPAVAGESSSNSVAAAAPSATVVAEVGSASASPAVAGESSSNSVAAAFPSATVVADVASPSATPAVAGESSSNSVAAASPSATVVAEVGSVSASPAVAGESSSNSVAAASPSATVVAEIGSASASPAVAGESSSNSVAAASPSATVVAEVGSVSASPAVAGESSSNSVAAASPSATVVAEIGSASASPAVAGESSSNSVAAASPSATVVAEVGSASASPAVAGESSSNSVAAASPSATVVADVASPSATPAVAGESSSNSVAAASPSATVVAEIGSASASPAVAGESSSNSVAAASPSATVVAEVGSASASPAVAGESSSNSVAAASPSATVVADVASPSATPAVAGESSSNSVAAAAPSATVVAEVGSASASPAVAGESSSNSVAAAFPSATVVADVASPPATPAVAGESSSNSVAAASPSATLVAEVASPSASPAVAGESSSNSVAAASPSATVVADVASPSATPAVAEESSSNSVAAASPSATVVADVASPSATPAVAGESSSNSVAAASPSATVVAEVGSASASPAVAGESSSNSVAAASPSATVVADVASPSATPAVAGESSSNSVAAASPSATVVADVASPSATPAVAGESSSNSVAAASPSATLVAEVASPSATPAVAGESSSNSVAAASPSATVVADVASPSATPAVAGESSSNSVAAASPSATVVAEVASPSATPAVAGESSSNSVAAASPSATVVADVASPSATPAVAGESSSNSVAAASPSATAVTVISPEPISESVSTVVTVVPAEPIADAASTAVDVVAAEPIADAASTGITVVAAEPIADATSTGITVVAAEPIADAASTAVDVVAAEPIADAASTAVDVVAAEPIADAASTGVTVVAAEPIADAASTGVTVVAAEPIADAASTAVDVVAAEPIADAASTGVTVVAAEPIADAASAGVTVVAAEPIADTASTGITVVAAEPIADAASAGVTVVAAEPIADAASAGVTVVAAEPIADATSTGITVVAAEPIADAASTGVTVVAAEPIADTASTAVDVVAAELIADAASTGVTVVAPEPIADATSTGVTVVAAEPIAESASTAVDVVAAEPIADAASTGVTVVAAEPTADAASTGVTVVAAEPIIEPASTGVTDIAAEQIAEPASAGVTVAAVEPTVALVTQNAVESLPTPAAEIAGNSAASSSSSVAQPDILGISSTNLIV, encoded by the exons ATGAAAG TGCTTGGCGCCCTCGTCTTAGCGGTGCTGATCGGTGCCGCTTTTGCTGCTCCTCGTTGGGAGGAGatacaagaaaaaatacaaagaaaaattgccaGTGTAACGGACAGTGAAATCCAAGCATGGAAAGAAAATCCCTCTGCACTGAAAGAATTATACAAGAGTAAATATGCCGAGTTGCGAGAAGCCCATGAAAACCATAGCGACaaggatgatgatgacgacgatgatgacgacgacgacgatgacgataaagAAAACCAGTCTCCGGAGCAATCTGACGATTCTAAGGAGAAACTGAACGCCTCTGAAATCCGACATTGGATCAAAAGCCAGTGGGAAATATCCCGGAAACAGGACTCTACCGAAGACTCTAAACAATCtgctgaaaaagaagaaccaaaATCAATTGAGGAACCGGATACCGTGGAAGATGCGTCCGAAGAGCGAAGTCGAGAATTGCGGAAAGAAGTTGCATTGTCTAGACAGAATCCGATAGCTCATTGGCAAAGCCGTATTGAAGCTGCTAAACGTCATAGCGAGGCAGCGGCAAGAGCAGAAATCGCTCGACAACAAGCTCAACGTCCTGATGGGAGAACTGTAGCTGAGAACGGTCGGCTCAGAGCTATCAATGCCAGGGTGACGGAATTGAACAATGCAGCATCCCTCCTCAAATCGATTCCAACGACTCACTGGCAAGCTCGACCCCACGTAGTATCGACAGCTGTCTCAGCAAATGGTGACGGGTCCGTAGCAAATTCCGAACCAGCGATCACCAatccgaaaaaattaatcatatcTCAGTCGCAACCAACATCGAAAACACTAGAAAGCACCAGTGATTTTGTCCCTACATGGTCGAGTTGGAGGAAATCTTCGACAGGAAGGGATTCAACAAGTTTCGTTGCTGATTTAAGTGCCGCTACATCTTCAGCTGCATCACCAAGTAATGATGGGACCCCAACTTACGCATTTCGACCGATAAGTGCTGCAACAAATCTCGGATCTCCAGCTTCTTCATTTCCAGCTGGTTCCAAAAATAGAAGTTGGAGATTAGATGGAACAGCTTCACGATCTCCAACCGTAGTGACTGATGTACGCCCTACATTTTCTGCAACAAGAGTTACTCCTGGAGAATCTGCAAGTACAAGTTCCGGTGCCTCGGCAGCTCCATCTGCACTCGCAATCGCTAGTGCTGGATCTTCAGCGTCTGCATCACCAGTAATTCCTGTGCGATCTACCAGTTTAGATTTCGTTGCCTCCGAATCCCAATCTGCAACTGTAGTCGCTGATATTGGATCCGCATCTGCAGCACCAGCTCTCACCGTAGGATCAAGCTCGAATTCATTCGCCACTGCTTCTCCATCTGCATCTATAGTTGCTGATGTTGGATCCGCATCTGCATCGCCAGCTTTCACCGTGGGATCAAGTTCGAATTCATTCGCCACGGCTTCTCCATCTGCAACCGTGGTCGCTAATGTTGGATCCACATCTGCATCGCCAGCTCTGACCGTAGGATCTAGCTCGAATTCATTCGCTACTGCTTCTCCGTCTGCATCTATAGTTGCTGATGTTGGATCAGCATCTGCATCGCCAGCTTTCACCGTGAAATCAAGTTCGAATTCATTCGCCACGGCTTCTCCATCTGCAACCGTGGTCGCTAATGTTGGATCCGCCGCATCTGCGTCACCAGCTATCACGGGAGCATCAAGTTCAAATTCGGTTGCCGCTACTTCATCATCAGCAACCGTAGTCACTGGTATAAGATCTTCATCCGCATCCCCAGTTGTCATAGGAAAATCGAGTTCAAATTCATTCGCCACGGCTTCTCCATCTGCAACCGTAATCGCTAATGTTGGATCCGCATCTGCATCGCCAGCTCTGACCGTAGGATCAAACTCAAATTCATTCGCTACTGCTTCTCCATCTGCATCTATAGTTGCTGATGTTGGATCAGTATCTGCATCACCAGCTTTCACCGTGGGATCAAGTTCAAATTCATTCGCCACTGCTGCTCCATCTGCAACCGTGGTCGCTAATGTTGGATCCGCATCTGCATCACCAGCTTGGACCGTAGGATCGAGCTCAAATTCGTTTGCCATTGCTTCCCCATCTGCCACCGTAGTAGCTGATGTTGGATTCGGATCTGCATCACCAGCTCTGACCGTGGGATCAAGTTCAAattcagttgctgctgcttctcCATCAGCGACTGTAGTAGCTGAAGTTGGATCCGCCTCTGCATCTCCAGCTGTTGCCGGAGAGTCTAGTTCGCATTCAATTGCTGCTGCTTCCCCATCTGCCACCGTAGTAGCTGATATTGCCTCTCCATCTGCAACTCCAGCTGTTGCCGGAGAGTCAAGTTCACAGTCGGTTGCTGCTGCTTCTCCATCAGCGACCGTAGTAGCTGAAGTTGGATCCGCCTCTGCATCTCCAGCTGTTGCCGGAGAATCAAGTTCGAATTCAGTTGCTGCTGCATCTCCATCAGCGACCGTAGTAGCTGAAGTTGGATCCGCATCCGCATCTCCAGCTGTTGCCGGAGAGTCCAGTTCGAattcagttgctgctgcttccCCATCTGCCACCGTAGTAGCTGATGTTGCCTCTCCATCTGCAACTCCAGCTGTTGCCGGAGAGTCAAGTTCGAattcagttgctgctgcttccCCATCTGCCACCGTAGTAGCTGATGTTGCCTCTCCATCTGCAACTCCAGCTGTTGCCGGAGAGTCAAGTTCAAATTCAGTTGCTGCTGCATCTCCATCAGCGACTGTAGTAGCTGAAGTTGGATCCGTCTCTGCATCTCCAGCTGTTGCCGGAGAATCAAGTTCGAattcagttgctgctgcttccCCATCTGCCACCGTAGTAGCTGATGTTGCCTCTCCATCTGCAACTCCAGCTGTTGCCGGAGAATCAAGTTCGAATTCAGTTGCTGCTGCATCTCCATCAGCGACTGTAGTAGCTGAAATTGGATCCGCATCCGCATCTCCAGCTGTTGCCGGAGAGTCCAGTTCGAATTCAGTTGCTGCTGCATCTCCATCAGCGACTGTAGTAGCTGAAGTTGGATCCGTCTCTGCATCTCCAGCTGTTGCCGGAGAATCAAGTTCGAattcagttgctgctgcttccCCATCTGCCACCGTAGTAGCTGAAATTGGATCCGCATCCGCATCTCCAGCTGTTGCCGGAGAATCAAGTTCGAATTCAGTTGCTGCTGCATCTCCATCAGCGACTGTAGTAGCTGAAGTTGGATCCGTCTCTGCATCTCCAGCTGTTGCCGGAGAATCAAGTTCGAattcagttgctgctgcttccCCATCTGCCACCGTAGTAGCTGAAATTGGATCCGCATCCGCATCTCCAGCTGTTGCCGGAGAATCAAGTTCGAATTCAGTTGCTGCTGCATCTCCATCAGCGACCGTAGTAGCTGAAGTTGGATCCGCATCCGCATCTCCAGCTGTTGCCGGAGAGTCCAGTTCGAattcagttgctgctgcttccCCATCTGCCACCGTAGTAGCTGATGTTGCCTCTCCATCTGCAACTCCAGCTGTTGCCGGAGAATCAAGTTCGAATTCAGTTGCTGCTGCATCTCCATCAGCGACTGTAGTAGCTGAAATTGGATCCGCATTCGCATCTCCAGCTGTTGCCGGAGAGTCCAGTTCGAattcagttgctgctgcttccCCATCTGCCACCGTAGTAGCTGAAGTTGGATCCGCATCCGCATCTCCAGCTGTTGCCGGAGAGTCCAGTTCGAattcagttgctgctgcttccCCATCTGCCACCGTAGTAGCTGATGTTGCCTCTCCATCTGCAACTCCAGCTGTTGCCGGAGAATCAAGTTCGAattcagttgctgctgctgccccATCTGCCACCGTAGTAGCTGAAGTTGGATCCGCCTCTGCATCTCCAGCTGTTGCCGGAGAATCAAGTTCGAattcagttgctgctgcttTCCCATCTGCCACCGTAGTAGCTGATGTTGCCTCTCCATCTGCAACTCCAGCTGTTGCCGGAGAGTCAAGTTCGAATTCAGTTGCTGCTGCATCTCCATCAGCGACTGTAGTAGCTGAAGTTGGATCCGTCTCTGCATCTCCAGCTGTTGCCGGAGAATCAAGTTCGAattcagttgctgctgcttccCCATCTGCCACCGTAGTAGCTGAAATTGGATCCGCATCCGCATCTCCAGCTGTTGCCGGAGAATCAAGTTCGAATTCAGTTGCTGCTGCATCTCCATCAGCGACTGTAGTAGCTGAAGTTGGATCCGTCTCTGCATCTCCAGCTGTTGCCGGAGAATCAAGTTCGAattcagttgctgctgcttccCCATCTGCCACCGTAGTAGCTGAAATTGGATCCGCATCCGCATCTCCAGCTGTTGCCGGAGAATCAAGTTCGAATTCAGTTGCTGCTGCATCTCCATCAGCGACCGTAGTAGCTGAAGTTGGATCCGCATCCGCATCTCCAGCTGTTGCCGGAGAGTCCAGTTCGAattcagttgctgctgcttccCCATCTGCCACCGTAGTAGCTGATGTTGCCTCTCCATCTGCAACTCCAGCTGTTGCCGGAGAATCAAGTTCGAATTCAGTTGCTGCTGCATCTCCATCAGCGACTGTAGTAGCTGAAATTGGATCCGCATCCGCATCTCCAGCTGTTGCCGGAGAGTCCAGTTCGAattcagttgctgctgcttccCCATCTGCCACCGTAGTAGCTGAAGTTGGATCCGCATCCGCATCTCCAGCTGTTGCCGGAGAGTCCAGTTCGAattcagttgctgctgcttccCCATCTGCCACCGTAGTAGCTGATGTTGCCTCTCCATCTGCAACTCCAGCTGTTGCCGGAGAATCAAGTTCGAattcagttgctgctgctgccccATCTGCCACCGTAGTAGCTGAAGTTGGATCCGCCTCTGCATCTCCAGCTGTTGCCGGAGAATCAAGTTCGAattcagttgctgctgcttTCCCATCTGCCACCGTAGTAGCTGATGTTGCCTCTCCACCTGCAACTCCAGCTGTTGCCGGAGAGTCAAGTTCGAATTCAGTTGCTGCTGCATCTCCATCAGCGACCCTAGTAGCTGAAGTTGCCTCTCCATCCGCATCTCCAGCTGTTGCCGGAGAGTCAAGTTCGAattcagttgctgctgcttccCCATCTGCCACCGTAGTAGCTGATGTTGCCTCTCCATCTGCAACTCCAGCTGTTGCCGAAGAGTCAAGTTCGAattcagttgctgctgcttccCCATCTGCCACCGTAGTAGCTGATGTTGCCTCTCCATCTGCAACTCCAGCTGTTGCCGGAGAGTCAAGTTCAAattcagttgctgctgcttccCCATCTGCCACCGTAGTAGCTGAAGTTGGATCCGCCTCTGCATCTCCAGCTGTTGCCGGAGAATCAAGTTCGAattcagttgctgctgcttccCCATCTGCCACCGTAGTAGCTGATGTTGCCTCTCCATCTGCAACTCCAGCTGTTGCCGGAGAGTCCAGTTCGAattcagttgctgctgcttccCCATCTGCCACCGTAGTAGCTGATGTTGCCTCTCCATCTGCAACTCCAGCTGTTGCCGGAGAGTCAAGTTCGAATTCAGTTGCTGCTGCATCTCCATCAGCGACCCTAGTAGCTGAAGTTGCCTCTCCATCTGCAACTCCAGCTGTTGCCGGAGAGTCAAGTTCGAattcagttgctgctgcttccCCATCTGCCACCGTAGTAGCTGATGTTGCCTCTCCATCTGCAACTCCAGCTGTTGCCGGAGAGTCAAGTTCGAattcagttgctgctgcttccCCATCTGCCACCGTAGTAGCTGAAGTTGCCTCTCCATCTGCAACTCCAGCTGTTGCCGGAGAGTCAAGTTCGAattcagttgctgctgcttccCCATCTGCCACCGTAGTAGCTGATGTTGCCTCTCCATCTGCAACTCCAGCTGTTGCCGGAGAGTCAAGTTCGAATTCAGTTGCTGCTGCATCTCCATCAGCGACTGCAGTAACCGTCATTTCACCTGAACCAATCTCTGAATCCGTCTCTACTGTAGTCACTGTCGTTCCCGCTGAACCAATTGCTGACGCTGCCTCCACTGCAGTTGATGTCGTTGCCGCTGAACCAATTGCTGACGCTGCCTCCACTGGAATCACTGTCGTTGCCGCTGAACCAATTGCTGATGCCACCTCTACCGGTATCACTGTTGTCGCCGCTGAACCAATTGCTGACGCTGCCTCCACTGCAGTTGATGTCGTTGCCGCCGAACCAATTGCTGACGCTGCCTCTACTGCAGTTGATGTCGTTGCCGCTGAACCAATTGCTGACGCTGCCTCTACCGGTGTCACTGTCGTCGCCGCTGAACCAATTGCTGATGCTGCCTCCACTGGAGTCACTGTCGTAGCCGCTGAACCAATTGCTGACGCTGCCTCTACTGCAGTTGATGTCGTTGCTGCTGAACCAATTGCTGACGCTGCCTCCACTGGAGTCACTGTCGTTGCCGCTGAACCAATTGCTGACGCTGCCTCCGCTGGAGTCACTGTCGTAGCCGCTGAACCAATTGCTGACACTGCCTCCACTGGAATCACTGTCGTTGCCGCTGAACCAATTGCTGACGCTGCCTCCGCTGGAGTCACTGTCGTAGCCGCTGAACCAATTGCTGACGCTGCCTCCGCTGGAGTCACTGTCGTAGCCGCTGAACCAATTGCTGATGCCACCTCTACCGGTATCACTGTTGTCGCCGCTGAACCAATTGCTGACGCTGCCTCCACTGGAGTCACTGTCGTTGCCGCTGAACCAATTGCTGACACTGCCTCCACTGCAGTTGATGTCGTTGCCGCTGAACTAATTGCTGACGCTGCCTCCACTGGAGTCACTGTCGTTGCCCCTGAACCAATTGCTGATGCCACCTCTACCGGAGTCACTGTTGTCGCCGCTGAACCAATCGCGGAATCTGCCTCCACTGCAGTTGATGTCGTTGCCGCTGAACCAATTGCTGATGCCGCCTCTACCGGAGTCACTGTTGTCGCCGCTGAACCAACTGCTGACGCTGCCTCCACTGGAGTCACTGTCGTTGCTGCTGAACCAATCATTGAACCTGCCTCTACTGGAGTCACTGATATTGCCGCTGAACAAATCGCTGAACCTGCTTCCGCCGGAGTCACCGTTGCTGCCGTTGAACCAACTGTAGCACTTGTCACCCAGAATGCAGTAGAATCACTTCCCACTCCAGCCGCTGAAATCGCAGGAAATTCTGCAGCCAGCTCTAGCTCTTCCGTTGCTCAACCTGATATTCTCGGAATATCTTCTACGAAC CTGATAGTGTAA